Genomic window (Nymphaea colorata isolate Beijing-Zhang1983 chromosome 1, ASM883128v2, whole genome shotgun sequence):
GCAGAAACCGCACTGATTTTGCTCACTATGACAGAGGACAGCAGAATTGGACTCTTGACAGACTTTACCTTCCCAAGGCAGGCTGGGAAAGATGTTTGGCCAACCATCAGAGCCAGTGAACGTGTACCAAACCAAGTTCAATCTACTGAAAAATATGCTCCACATGTCTGGCCAGCAGATGCGCCTACTGCTGACATTTTGTCTCCAGGAGTCCATCCATTTTTACAAGGCTTACCTGGTGGGTCCAGCTTTTCCGGCCAGGAAATTTCATCAAGCGGTTGTTTCTCAGGAGTCTCCAACCAAGgttgtgctctctctcttctgtcacCCCAGCCATTGGGATTAAAAGGCCGGGCTTCAGGCCTTATTTCTGTTAACCACTTCATCAATGAGGAAGATGCTGCTATAGCTCCATGCCCTGGTGCTCAGCCCTGCTCTGGTGTCAATGCTGACAAGCTGCTTACAGTTTCATCACAATGGTCTGCACCATTTCCTTCATTTAGTGCATACCCTCCAACTGCCATTCTGGAGCCGCTTTCACCTGCTAGGACCAGGGGTAGTGGATGGAATTTCAGAGGCAATGAAGGCTCAAATTCTCAGGACATCCAGTCTGAACTGGACTTGAAGCAAGTATCAGAATTGCATGGCAGCCAATTTCCTGGTGAGCTCGAGTTGGTGCCACAAGGAGGTAGGTTGATGGACCCTGGACACTTGAGGTCATTTGGCCCTTCTAATCATAATCCGCACTGGGGTCTGTAGCATGGTCCCTCATTAGCAATGGATTGAATGCTTCTTTTTCGGGTTTCCGATATTTTGGAGAACACTGTTATTGGTCAAGTAAGAGCTCAGTGTAGTTCGCACTTGCATTTGATCGTCCATGATATGGAACATCATCTTTGGACTTTCTTTATTTGACTTTGCACTCTTTTGCCATGGTCTCGTGTGTCTGTTATACACCGTGAACCGGTTTATCTTATAGCCTCCAGTAGTAATTGCTATCATGATCTCTGTGATGACCTCGCTGAGTTTTGCATGTTGGCGACGAGCATCGTTCTAGCACACTCTGTGATCCATGCAATAAGCGGGGACAACGGGCAGCATGGAATCTCCTGGAGTTATGGAGATCCTTGTAGCTCACTGTGTTGGGAAGTCCCGTCATTTAGCTCCGTTTTCCCCTCTATATGTAACTCTTTTTGGTGCGGACAATAATGACTTCCAATGGCGAAGGATCTCCCCTACCTTCAAGCCATGCCCTCAACTGTGCACCCTGTCTGCTACTCGAGTGCTTCTGCAAAATCGTACTATAGAGATGGACTTTTTGTGGTTCATTTACTATGTTGCCTAGATCACTTAAATTGTATCCATGTATTACATTTTTCGTAGAAGTCAACAATTGTGGATGTGAAGTTTTTGAGATGACAAAGGCCTTTCTGCTGAAAATGTATTATTTGACGGTCAACTGAGAGGACCTAAGCTCTACTCTGGGTAGGTGCATGATTAAGCGTATATGGGTAGAAGATGATGGGATCCCTCAGCAGTTGGTGGTTTCAAGGTGAAGAGCTTTGAAGAGTTAGATAAGTGTTTGCAGGTCTCCCATCCAAACATGGAGGTCATGAAGGGAACTCCTTGTTCAATGGAGAAAAAGGATGATAGTGAATCTTGACAAGGCAAAAAAAGATGGTGGACTGTTGACCGCAATCATACTTGATATGCCCCTGTATAACATTCACTGGTTAATAAACCGTAAGGGGAATGAACGCAGCAACTTCCAGTGCCAAAGCCCTTGAAAGGCTAGATCCAAAACTTTGTCAGTGTTCGTGCAGAAACCAAAGGCTAGATCCAAAACTTTGTCAGTGTTCGTGCAGAAAccaaaaggagaaaggaaagacAACATAAAATCATATACTCCTTTGATAAAATGCCACTTCCACATTTTTCAAGTTTAGGTCAATCCTAGGAGTTGTTTGGCAGTAGGGGCACTAGTGAAAGTCCCATGAATCTATCACATGg
Coding sequences:
- the LOC116259403 gene encoding squamosa promoter-binding-like protein 14; this encodes MDLHAMKEGENGRGRHGRGDSAASSGSADGMKDSLNGLKLGKRTYFQDAGASGGGGGGVSAKSKGNFQASPSGSAPAATPKRARGLVQSGQPPRCQVEDCKVDLTGAKAYYCRHKVCGVHSKSPKVIVAGIEQRFCQQCSRFHQLSEFDQGKRSCRRRLAGHNARRRKPPHGSASSHFGRFSSLYEDSRIGLLTDFTFPRQAGKDVWPTIRASERVPNQVQSTEKYAPHVWPADAPTADILSPGVHPFLQGLPGGSSFSGQEISSSGCFSGVSNQGCALSLLSPQPLGLKGRASGLISVNHFINEEDAAIAPCPGAQPCSGVNADKLLTVSSQWSAPFPSFSAYPPTAILEPLSPARTRGSGWNFRGNEGSNSQDIQSELDLKQVSELHGSQFPGELELVPQGGRLMDPGHLRSFGPSNHNPHWGL